A window of Cervus elaphus chromosome 23, mCerEla1.1, whole genome shotgun sequence genomic DNA:
CTCTCGTCAGTGTTAGTTTCCAAACTATGTCCCATAGACGGGGAAGGTCCCACAGGGGTCACTGCAGGGCTGAGGAACAGAGAAGTCACAGCTGCAGGGCCTCTGGCCGCTCTTCAGCTACAAGGCTCTATGCTTGTCTCCGTTTATGTAACACGGTTCCCTgcaggagttttcttttttaaaagaaaggttcctttctttgggaaaaaaagaatctttttgtAAGGTATGAGAGTCATTGATTTAGTCAAAGTTCCTAATTCTACAAAAGAAGTAACAAAGGCCATGTCCTTCTGACTGAGTCCAGAGTCCTAGGCCAGCTATGTTCTTAGATTAAGAAAAAacacatagatttttaaatatagcatagaCAAAATGAACATGTAAAACCTTGTTATACAGTTGAATAATGCTTGTGGTGTGACATGACTTTTGAAGTAAATTATGTGTTTTAAATGCATGAACAAGAATAAATCAATATCAAATCCTATTTGTGGCAGTAGATACAGGTAATTTAGAaagcatacatattttttaaacagaggaCAGGGAACTTGAAGGAGAGAATCTTTAGCTGAATCAAGCAGGACAAAAGTGAAGAGATTCAACCTTAAAAGGATGTTCACTTCCTCTAGATAGAACCTGGCTTGCTAAAATGACTCAGCAATGAATTATCCACATTTTGGGTTACTgaggacaaaatttaaaacacacaacaGATCTCTCTTTACTGTTTAGCATACTTCTATCCAGGCTCTCATCATTAGTGGGTATATACAAAAAGCATGAGTGTAAACTCAACTATAACCTAAATCCGGTCAGAAGTTGCAGTTGAACTTCATTTCCTCAGCCTGAAGTTTCAAGGGGAGCATCCGCTACCCTCCTCAGGAGAAGCAAGATTTACCTAACGGGTGAGTTTGGGAGAAGGAACTAAGAAGTGCTTGCTTGGTTCCCaatctcttctttgaaaagatgtatgTGCCCACAGCACCGTGAACTTGGGTCTGCGGTAGGCAGCCCACCCCTGGGATGGGGGTAAAGCCTTTGCTTCCTCCTCTTAGGCCTGTGTCTGCGTGGGCAGGTCTCTGACTTGGGATGAAGTGTTTGGAGGCCCGCTGTGACTGCACAGCTAAAGCACGCCCTCCAGGTTCATGGCTCCCAAGTACTACGACCCAACGTAGCCCCAGTGCTGTCGAAGAAACCTTAGATTGCTCTTCTGTGATGGCAAGAAGccaaatgagaaaacaggttgAGATTGCATTTAACAAGGGCTGCTTTTCTCTGCATCATCAACATCATGGAAACACCATCAAAAACCATAAACTCGTGTGCACTGACTGAAATGGATATTTTAATCACAATGATTACACAATGAAAACTAGCTGCAGTTTAAAGACTCCCCTTCATTGCTATCTCAGTCATCATTCATCCAGGTGAAGTCACGACAGAGACAAAAGTGAGCTTCATttacaagttttaaatatttgatttaacTACAAACTTAGAAACATTCTACAACTGCTCAGCAAGATATGTTTTAGACATTTAAATCAAAATTCTGTCAGTAAAATAGCAATTAAAGATGTACTCTTGTATAAGAAAGTAACAAAAAATGTTAACCTAAAACCCAAAATTAATCTTTTGATTACTACAAGTttgtttaattcataaaaatGACTTATCTAGGATTTCTTCAAATGAAACACATCCATATGTCATTAGTGTTTAGATGCCAGTCAGTCACTTATGGTTAGGGGTAGAAAAACTGTGGTGGGAGCAGCAGAGCCTGGAAATGATTATGAACCACTGCCAAAGTGAAATCAATTAAAAAGTTAATCAAACATCTGAAAGTACACTTTCGGTTACTAGACAGTAAGATGTCATTTCTAAAGTAGAATTTCAATGCaggttttaaacaaatttaagaatttaaaaagtatCTCTTATAAACAAGAGATCTAgcacaaaaaaatcattaaatgtctCCTTGATTATCACAGTTGATTATGGTTTTACTTAGTACGCATAAATCAAAAAAACAACTCAGAAGttcaccaaattaaaaataaggatcATTTATATCAGAAATCTGAAACCCagtgaaaaaaatagaacagaactAACCTTGGTCAAGAAAGTCTCCACGCTGCCATTTGAACGGCGTGGAATTCAGGTAGAAAACCCTACGTTCGCTCCTGAAATAAGATTTGCATTGAACCCTGAGGTAGGATTGAAATTTCCAACAGAAGAGGGCTCCAGGACTGACCTGCTGCTGAGAGTGCTGAGTAAAGATCTCTTCTGCTGTTTCTCCACCTCAAGTTCGGTGCTCATCTCTGCCAGCCTCTCATTATtcctggggaagatggaaaacaCCAATTTCATTCATGTTTCCCTGTGTGACTTGCATTTTGTAAGTTGCCGCACATAAATGGAATCCCCATCACCCTGTGTGAGCACTGGAAGCAGAGAGCAGACCTGCTGTAAACAGTGACAGCTCTGACCTTGTTCTAAAGAAGCTCACGTCTGTCTGGGGCTCCTCAGGTAACAAGTcacagctgggagaggagagaaagggcgtcagagagaaagggaggcgGGCTCACAGTGACACCTGCCGCCTCTGGGACACGCCTGCCCCCAGGAAACAGGGATGAAGAAACACGCCATCCCACAAATCCATTTTCAAGCGTTTCCTTTCACCATTCTTATATATACCTTCCACTCATGACCGTGGAGAAATTAAGCACTTGGCTCTGAGGAATCACCTAGAGCCACAACCTTGAGGGCAATGGGTGACAAAAGGGCTAAAACAGCCCCAGGAACAATGACAAGTATGCTCTGCTTTTCCAAAGTTCATTTTATGTTACTTCATTTCTACGAAGGGCCTACATCAGCACCTGTATCTCataatcaaaacaaagaaaaaaatctgaagagaatttttggtttcatttcaaaaggcaaaaagtCAAAACAGCGTTCAGTGTATGTTTTTACAATGAGAGGCATCGCGCTCCCCAAGCAGGGAGACCGGTCCCAGCGACCTCCTTCCCCGGAagccacaccccacaccccagcaTCAAGTCCCACAGCCCTGAACCCTCTCTGggagcacctgggcttcccttgagcATGCTTATTTTGGGCATCGACTAGCGGAATGCGTCCTCGGGTCCCTGCTCCTTTGCTGTGCTCTCTGGGCTTGTGAAAGGTGTCCTAGGAGTGCTCTGCTTTCAGAGGCGGGGAAGCCTGGACTCGGCTGCAGGTGGGATCTGCCCTTTCCAGCCTCCATACAAACCCTCACTCAGGTCACCATGCCAGCGTCAGCCACTCTGGGAATTACCCTGCCTTTCACCCCTGTGTGAATCTTCCCTGATTTCACAAGCATGCTTTTACTTAGTGTAGGAAAACTTACAAGGATATCTTATAACTCATTTTTCTTAGGATGCCCTCTAGCAGTGACTGACTAGCTAGCTTCACTTCCTACTAATCTCAGGAACCTGGCTCTATAAAAactaggcttcagagacaaattaATGGACTAAATTTATCTTCTGTGATTCTGTGTTTTGACTTACATGTCTAGTTCATTTTCCAATGACTTTCTAACTTTTAGTTCCTCTAAGTagagtttcttatatttttccatctctgcTTTCTTATAATCTTGTAAAGTTTCCGTCCTGGATAGTTCAGATTCCAAGTCTTTAATTCTGAGTTCCATCTGACTTCTTACGGAAGCAATATGCGCCTCGTGGAACTGCTCTGAGATTTCTTGACATGCTGCTCGTGTCtaagtcaaatttaaaaagatacattttttaaatgattataaccTGAATAATGATATTTGTTCCATTTAGTTTTGAGTCAGGAATTTAGAGAgtgattttaaatgtgaaaataagaaaagaggaactttaaaataatcatcGTCAATGTGACATGaattaaatctgaattataaaataaacgTGGAATCAATGTTATAGTAGTACTTAAGGAACCGGATGATTCAAAGACTAAGAGGATGAAGTGAaaatttagaaactgaacaaGACAAGAATAATTCAAGAGGATGGTACCAGTTCTAAACCACATATTTGTTTTCCCCCCTCATAGTCTTGTGTATACCAATTGGTCTTATAAGTAAAAGGATTCTCTAGGGAGAAGCATTCTGAAAGATCAATTTAGTGATAACTGTGATggaaactgaaatatttacaagGAGAAACAAGTGTGCCCCTCCTTCCAGAAATCTACAGAACACACTGCTCTAAGGGAAGCAGAGGAAACACATAAGCTGTATCCATCCAAAATGTAATTTACACTGAGGTGAATTCAAGCACATGACAGATCAACAAATTAACCTGCAAAAATAGGTtgacttctttccatttctctacgAGGTCCCGTCTCACTCTTTCTTCAATCTCCCGTTTATACTGCTCAACTTGAGGGTGTTCTATCATCTTCAGTTCCATATGACTTCTGAGTTTCACTACTTCTTGCTCCAActtcttgttctctttctctagTTTCTCACACTTCCTTTGCCATCCTTTCATTGATAACAACTCCCGTTGAAGAACTTGATATGTTGCATCCAGGTGCAGACACTGTGAACACgcagctcccagctctgctggaAGACGATCAGTCTGCAAGAATAAAACAACACCATTTAGTTCTGAGGAAAGTGGACTGAGCACAGCCTCGCTCAAACCGAGGATCAAATATATACCATGGTATCTGTATTGGAGAATGTAGGGCCTGGAATAACTCAGAGAATCAAGAAAGAAGTTCAAACCACCAAGAGTCACAAAATATACTCTTCACTATCATCTTAGTCTCACAACATTTGCACTTGATTTTACACTCTTTTATTGTTCTACAGTAATACTTTTCTATCTTTCCTCTGTAGAATGACTGCAAGCCACCTCCTAGTAGAATGTCTCTTACCCCTTTCTCCCATCTTATCCCAtggtttttaaagaagtttgagGTATCCTGTATTGAGTTATCTAGGGCCGAGTTAGTAAATGTCTCCCAAAAGAAGATTGTGAAAATAAGACTCTAATGGTTAAATCTTGTAAATGTGGATTCTAATCCAATAAGCCTTTTCCTGaactacaaacagtttttgctaATTTGAACTGCATTCCAAAGAGAAATGATTCACAAGGTTAAAGAAAGGTTAAAGAAATCCCATCTCCTAAGAGTTTAGTGAGATGATCCATACATTtttctgaacaacaaaaaaatgcctCATTCTTGTAACCCTTTCTTACTTTCCACAGAATAAGAGACAtaccaaacaaaagaaagaaaaaatatttactggaatATCAGTGACACTGAATTGGAAAGAACTTTCCTTTAGACAGAATGATTACTTGGTAAGTCGACGTGATTGGAGCTCGTGGTTTTCAAACATGTCTCCAAATTCTTTGACACTTTTCTCATGAAATTCCCTCTCCTTAAGTATGCGTTAGTCCCAGTAACTGATTCCTCCTGGACAGAGTCTGGGGAAACTGCTGTGTGAGTTTTAAAGCTAAATAGCTTCTGAATGTTGCTCTGTGGGGAAGCCAACTCTTAGACTCAGTCAACACGCTGTGAAGAAGCACAGCCCACACACAGAGCACGTGTCAGTGTCCCCACTGACCGCCCCCACCTAATGGCCCCTCCAAAAGCCAGCTCCAACACCAGACGTGCACACGGGGAAGTCTTCAGATGACTCTGGTCCCCACCTTCACGACATCCCGGCTGATGCAACTGGAGAAGAAATGAGCGGGGCTCACTCACTGAGCCTTGCGCCAGCGCAGACTTGTGAACAAAGGAAATGCTGTTCTGAGTCACTGGGCTTTGAGGTGGTTTCTAATGCAGTTTGTTACCAATAAATAACTGGCACAGACACTGATATTAAAcatggggttcagttcagttcagtcgctcagttacgtctgactctttgtgaccccatggactgcagcacgccaggcttccctggccaccatcaactcccagaacttgcacAACTcgtgtccgtcgagtcggtgatgcccccAAGTTAGGTACTGCTGTTAAAAAAGAGCTGAAACATGTGAGAATGCCTTTGAACCTGGAGGTAGGTTGCACTTGAATGgatgcagagaaagaaatgaaaacccaatgggcttcatcacattgtacacagAAGCCTGATGGTCCTTGAAGATGCTGCCGATGATGGCTTCTAGGCAAGAGAAGAAACGGACACTGAAACATGGGAGGCGGAGACTCTTGCTCTAAAGCAGCTGAAAGTAAATCAATGAGAGGGATAAGCTATCAGAACAATTTAAAAGTGCTATTAAATATAAAGGAACCAAGACTCACTGCGTTCAATATCTGTATCCCCTTTACAGCATCTCCACATGTCCAATTGTCACAGGAcgctaaaggacagaaatggcttcTGGGCTAAGATCAAATCTAGGGTGCTGCCAGGAAAACACAGTCTAAAGGTAAAACCTGTAGACTGTAAGTGTAAGACCCTGGAAAGACTTAAGGTGGTGCCTCAGATTCCTTAAAGGATCTTAAGAGGAAAAGAACGCTAAAAGTGTCATCCTGCAAAGTTTCACAGGAAGCCCAAGGTG
This region includes:
- the LOC122682178 gene encoding ankyrin repeat domain-containing protein 26-like isoform X2, with product MKGWQRKCEKLEKENKKLEQEVVKLRSHMELKMIEHPQVEQYKREIEERVRRDLVEKWKEVNLFLQTRAACQEISEQFHEAHIASVRSQMELRIKDLESELSRTETLQDYKKAEMEKYKKLYLEELKVRKSLENELDMNNERLAEMSTELEVEKQQKRSLLSTLSSSPAVTPVGPSPSMGHSLETNTDERIPLGKYCQN
- the LOC122682178 gene encoding ankyrin repeat domain-containing protein 26-like isoform X1 produces the protein MKGWQRKCEKLEKENKKLEQEVVKLRSHMELKMIEHPQVEQYKREIEERVRRDLVEKWKEVNLFLQTRAACQEISEQFHEAHIASVRSQMELRIKDLESELSRTETLQDYKKAEMEKYKKLYLEELKVRKSLENELDMNNERLAEMSTELEVEKQQKRSLLSTLSSRSERRVFYLNSTPFKWQRGDFLDQVVHNHFQALLLPPQFFYP